From one Streptosporangiales bacterium genomic stretch:
- a CDS encoding MFS transporter, whose translation MSELQRTSTGVTPAALRRVVVGAIVGGTIEWFDYFIYASASALIFSTLFFAGSSPLVGTLASFGTFAVGQFMRPFGAILLGNLGDKIGRKPILVVTFMLMGGSTFIIGLLPTYATVGALAPVLLIVFRCLQGFGAGAEYAGASIMMLEYAPHNRRGLFSSVGSIGSASGLMLGTLVFALLQLLPNEQLLSWGWRIPFVVSAVLVLVGLWVRSRVGESPMFEKVVEEKKVQRLPLKTLVVREWRSLLLIFGLASGLQMGTYIFLTYIISYLTTQAGFAPATGTYLVFFAGFAAVIVTPLFGRLSDSIGRKKVFGGAALLAAVLVFPYFWLINTGSVVGAGIAVVVLGGVVIQAMAGVQGSLFGEVFSTKLRYSGFAVGREVSAAIFGGLSPLIATALVAASGGATWTLSIYLIAVLLFTFVFTLLVPETYKQKLKL comes from the coding sequence ATGTCAGAACTGCAACGAACCTCGACCGGCGTTACGCCGGCCGCGCTCCGACGAGTCGTCGTCGGCGCGATCGTCGGGGGCACCATCGAGTGGTTCGACTACTTCATCTACGCCAGCGCGTCCGCTCTCATCTTCAGCACTCTGTTCTTCGCCGGCTCGAGCCCACTCGTGGGTACCCTCGCGTCGTTCGGCACGTTCGCCGTCGGTCAGTTCATGCGGCCCTTCGGTGCGATCCTCCTGGGCAATCTCGGTGACAAGATCGGCCGCAAGCCCATCCTGGTGGTGACGTTCATGCTCATGGGCGGCTCGACGTTCATCATCGGCCTGCTGCCGACGTACGCCACGGTCGGCGCGCTCGCGCCGGTGCTCCTCATCGTGTTCCGTTGCCTCCAGGGGTTCGGCGCCGGTGCGGAGTACGCGGGCGCCTCCATCATGATGCTCGAGTACGCGCCGCACAATCGCCGCGGCCTCTTCAGCTCGGTGGGGTCGATCGGCAGCGCGAGTGGCCTCATGCTCGGCACGCTCGTCTTCGCGCTGCTGCAGCTGCTCCCGAACGAGCAGCTGCTCTCGTGGGGCTGGCGCATCCCGTTCGTCGTGAGCGCCGTCCTCGTCCTCGTCGGCCTCTGGGTTCGTTCCCGCGTGGGCGAGTCGCCGATGTTCGAGAAGGTCGTCGAGGAGAAGAAGGTGCAGCGCCTGCCGCTGAAGACGTTGGTGGTGCGGGAGTGGCGATCGCTCCTGCTGATCTTCGGGCTCGCCTCGGGCCTGCAGATGGGTACCTACATCTTCTTGACCTACATCATCTCGTACCTCACCACCCAGGCCGGATTCGCGCCGGCCACGGGCACGTACCTCGTCTTCTTCGCCGGCTTCGCCGCGGTCATCGTCACTCCGCTCTTCGGCCGCCTCTCCGACTCGATCGGCCGCAAGAAGGTGTTCGGCGGAGCGGCGCTGCTCGCCGCGGTCCTGGTCTTCCCCTACTTCTGGCTGATCAACACCGGGAGCGTCGTGGGCGCGGGCATCGCCGTCGTCGTCCTCGGCGGCGTCGTCATCCAGGCGATGGCCGGAGTGCAGGGCTCGCTGTTCGGCGAGGTGTTCTCGACCAAGCTGCGCTACAGCGGCTTCGCCGTCGGCCGCGAGGTCTCCGCCGCGATCTTCGGCGGGCTCTCCCCGCTCATCGCGACGGCGCTCGTGGCCGCGAGCGGAGGAGCCACGTGGACGCTCAGCATCTACCTCATCGCGGTGCTGCTCTTCACCTTCGTGTTCACGCTCCTGGTTCCCGAGACGTACAAGCAGAAGCTCAAGCTCTGA
- a CDS encoding SDR family NAD(P)-dependent oxidoreductase → MRITGNTIFIPGATSGIGLALALELRAKGNIVIVGGRRTELLEQIANEHPGIDTVRIDTMDAASIATAAAEVLAKHPTLNVLIAMAGIMRVEDWHSPEGFLASAESTVTTNLLGPIRLIGAFIEHLQGRPDATIVTVSSGLGFAPLKVTPTYNATKAAIHMLSESIRVQLADTSVRIVELVPPAVRTSLLPGQETSEFAMPLDEFIAEVVALAEAQPDAKEIQVERVKFLRYGEARGDYDQVVATLNASDPHAN, encoded by the coding sequence ATGAGAATCACAGGCAACACCATCTTCATCCCCGGAGCGACCAGTGGCATCGGCCTCGCTCTCGCTCTCGAACTTCGAGCCAAGGGGAACATCGTCATCGTCGGTGGCCGCCGCACCGAGCTGCTCGAGCAGATCGCGAACGAGCATCCAGGCATCGACACCGTGCGGATCGACACCATGGATGCGGCGAGTATCGCCACCGCCGCCGCCGAGGTTCTCGCGAAGCATCCGACCCTCAACGTCCTCATCGCGATGGCCGGCATCATGCGCGTCGAGGACTGGCATTCGCCCGAGGGCTTCCTGGCGTCGGCCGAGTCGACCGTCACGACCAACCTGCTCGGCCCGATCCGTTTGATCGGCGCATTCATCGAGCATCTGCAAGGGCGCCCGGACGCGACCATTGTCACTGTGTCCTCGGGTCTGGGCTTCGCTCCGCTCAAGGTCACGCCGACCTACAACGCGACCAAGGCCGCGATCCACATGCTCAGTGAGAGCATCCGGGTGCAGTTGGCGGACACGAGCGTGAGGATCGTCGAGCTCGTGCCTCCGGCCGTGCGCACCTCGCTGCTGCCCGGTCAAGAGACCAGCGAGTTCGCGATGCCATTGGACGAGTTCATCGCCGAGGTGGTCGCCCTGGCCGAAGCACAGCCGGACGCGAAGGAGATCCAGGTTGAACGCGTGAAGTTCCTGCGCTACGGCGAGGCCCGTGGCGACTACGACCAGGTCGTCGCTACGTTGAACGCATCGGACCCGCACGCGAACTAG
- a CDS encoding helix-turn-helix domain-containing protein, whose product MDRTALADFLRRRRATLQPSDVGLPAGARRRAPGLRREEAAQLAAMSVDYYTRLEQRRGPQPSEQMLASLARALRLTDDERDYLYRMAGHNAPERVAASTHIAPPLQRVLDRLEDTPALVLSNLGETLVQNRLSAALLGDRSSFTGLDRSEFYRWFVSPEIERVRYPENDRDRQSRAQVASLRAAYGAMGSQSRAGVLVRALQKASPEFAELWDRHEVATRFEDHKTLIHPELGPIELDCQVLFTEDQTQCLLVLTAAPRSEAAEKLALLRVLGTQAFA is encoded by the coding sequence ATGGACCGCACCGCACTCGCCGATTTCCTCCGCCGCCGCCGGGCGACCCTTCAACCCTCCGACGTCGGACTGCCGGCCGGCGCACGTCGCCGCGCTCCCGGCCTCCGCCGCGAGGAGGCGGCCCAGCTCGCCGCCATGTCGGTTGACTACTACACCCGGCTGGAGCAGCGACGCGGACCGCAACCGAGCGAGCAGATGCTCGCTTCACTCGCCCGGGCATTGCGGCTGACCGACGACGAGCGCGACTACCTGTACCGCATGGCCGGACACAACGCGCCCGAACGAGTCGCCGCCTCCACCCACATCGCCCCACCACTGCAGCGCGTGCTCGACCGCCTCGAAGACACCCCGGCCCTCGTGCTGTCGAACCTGGGCGAGACCCTGGTGCAGAACCGTCTCTCCGCCGCCCTGCTCGGCGACCGCTCCAGCTTCACGGGTCTGGACCGTAGCGAGTTCTACCGCTGGTTCGTCTCTCCCGAGATCGAGCGCGTGCGCTACCCCGAGAACGACCGCGACCGGCAGAGTCGCGCCCAGGTGGCATCGCTTCGCGCCGCCTACGGAGCGATGGGCTCCCAGTCGCGCGCGGGCGTCCTCGTGCGCGCGCTGCAGAAGGCGAGCCCCGAGTTCGCCGAGCTGTGGGACCGTCACGAGGTGGCCACACGCTTCGAGGATCACAAGACGCTCATCCACCCTGAGCTCGGGCCCATCGAGCTGGACTGCCAGGTCCTGTTCACCGAGGACCAGACCCAATGCCTACTCGTCCTCACGGCTGCACCGCGCTCGGAGGCTGCGGAGAAGCTGGCGCTGCTCCGAGTGCTCGGCACGCAGGCGTTCGCCTGA
- a CDS encoding riboflavin biosynthesis protein RibD encodes MSKVISGISMSLDGFVTGPNVTRAQQLGDGGEVLHQWLYEPDPRDTELLAEMGEDLGSILMGRLSYDLAEGDGGWGDGGPGGPAPCFVLTHNPPAPETVRAPSVFTFVTDGIHHAVEQAKAAAGDKVVGVHGASAAQQCLAAGLLDEIQVSLAPVLLDSGTRLFEHLGGQFQLECTKAIDSPNATHLRFRVIR; translated from the coding sequence ATGAGCAAGGTCATTTCGGGGATCTCGATGTCGCTGGATGGGTTCGTCACCGGGCCGAACGTCACCCGTGCGCAACAACTGGGAGACGGTGGCGAGGTTCTGCACCAGTGGCTGTACGAACCGGACCCGCGCGACACCGAGCTGCTGGCCGAGATGGGCGAGGATCTGGGCTCGATCCTGATGGGCCGCCTGTCCTACGACCTGGCCGAGGGCGACGGCGGGTGGGGTGACGGCGGCCCGGGCGGCCCGGCGCCGTGCTTCGTGCTCACCCACAACCCACCTGCCCCGGAGACGGTCCGGGCGCCGTCGGTCTTCACCTTCGTCACCGACGGCATCCACCACGCGGTGGAACAGGCGAAGGCGGCGGCGGGGGACAAGGTGGTCGGCGTGCACGGCGCCAGCGCCGCTCAGCAGTGCCTTGCCGCCGGTCTGCTGGACGAGATCCAGGTCAGTCTCGCCCCGGTCCTGCTCGACAGCGGCACCCGGCTGTTCGAGCATCTGGGCGGCCAGTTCCAGCTCGAGTGCACCAAGGCGATCGACTCTCCGAACGCCACTCACCTGCGATTCAGGGTGATCCGTTGA
- a CDS encoding DUF4158 domain-containing protein — protein sequence MLSPAAIGRVWPRSRALGPRMMRAMEVPEGDVDELVEFWTLLDEDRALLTGKHGASALGFALLLKYYSRHGRFPRGRVDLPETAIGFVARQVDLADADPASYEWSGRTMEYHRAQIREHLGFSLATIADQGGWCARRCGPRSRPGRPGSPAGWAGRARIRS from the coding sequence GTGCTGTCACCAGCCGCAATCGGCCGGGTCTGGCCACGGTCCCGCGCGCTCGGGCCGCGGATGATGCGTGCTATGGAGGTGCCTGAGGGCGATGTTGACGAGCTGGTCGAGTTCTGGACGCTGTTGGATGAGGATCGTGCGCTGCTGACGGGCAAGCATGGGGCGAGCGCACTGGGCTTCGCCCTGCTGCTGAAGTACTACAGCCGGCATGGCAGATTCCCGCGAGGCCGGGTGGATCTGCCGGAGACGGCGATCGGGTTCGTCGCACGGCAGGTCGACCTCGCCGACGCGGACCCGGCGTCGTATGAGTGGTCCGGGCGCACCATGGAGTATCACCGCGCCCAGATCCGTGAGCACCTCGGGTTCAGTCTGGCCACGATTGCTGATCAGGGCGGATGGTGCGCTCGGCGTTGCGGACCGCGGAGCAGACCTGGACGTCCAGGATCGCCGGCCGGCTGGGCGGGGCGGGCACGAATCCGCTCCTGA